AAAAGTTTCAGAGAAATTGAGAAACTAGGAGGAAAACtcagagaagaagatgaatgaacACTCGGAATTCATTAGCTTGCAAAGTGTAGCTTACAAGTATTTATACAAGTTTCTAATGCATATCCTCTATCTAAATCTGGTTAACAACCAGCTACTAACTATGATTCACTTAGCTAGACTAGTGTAACTAGAGTTACGTATTGATAGAGACAGCTAACTAAAAGGAACTCTCAGCTGAAGCTAAAACTGTGTAAGTGAAAGCTATCAGCTTGCGGTTGCTTTCTCAGCAAGTTATCTTCATCATTCAAGCCTCAAGTGCATATTTCTGCATAATTCTTGACAATCTTCAAAGTAGAAAAGAACTTGTTGACAGATCTTTATTGATCTTCACCTCTGAGAAGATGATATTTATGACTGCTTAATTTTTGACACATGAATTGGTGTTATCCAAAGTGAACTGCATGATAATTCATCAATGAGATAATAATTTATGTTGTTTCAGTTTTAGAAATTATGCAATGGTGTTGATGTTACTCTATTTTGAGTCTTTAGTTCTAGTAATCATTCTAGTATAATGTGTGCATGTCTGTTGAATATTTGAAATAATTTGATTCTGATGTACTTTCACTAATTGGATTGATATCTGGTATTAATAGATCATGTTTTGCATGCAGATCCATATGTGGTAGCAATGTCTCTGCCGAAACTAACCCTACTGAGGAAGATATTTTTGATGTTGATACATCAAGTCAGTTTAAAAATATACCAGATTCGTTTAGTAATCTTCCAGCCAACTCATACCCTCTTGTGATAACATTTCAGAAGTTTCTAATGATGCTTGATGGGACTTTGGGGAATTCATATTTTGAAAGATTTAGTGGCCTATGTTCTCATTCCCCAAACCTTGGTGTAAAGTCTGTTGCTTTAGAGACCTTCATACGGAAGAAGGAGGTGACTTATGACAGGTTTCATTCATTATATTGGCCACATTTCAATTCCCAGTACACTAAGACTCTAGATCCATCTAGAGTGTTCTCTGAAATCATGTCTCATATAAAAGGGGGTATGCAAGCAATGGAGCATGGTGATGGTAAGCTAAGTTGTGAGAGTTATCTTTCCTTATCTGAAAACCGAGGGTCAAGTTTGAGCAAACAGAAAAGAGAGATGATATATGGTATTTATGAAAGTTATGAAAAAATGAAGATGGGCAGAGGGGATTTTGATTTGGCTGATATTGTAGCTGACCTTCATCTTAGACTCAGAACTAGAAGATATGAGGGCGATGAGCTTCATTTTGTGTATATTGATGAGGTGCAGGATCTAACCATGAGCCAAATTGATTTATTCAAATATGTATGCCCAAATGTAGAAGAGGGTTTTGTTTTCTGCGGGGATACTGCACAAACAATAGCAAGGGGAATTGACTTTAGGTTCCAGGATATAAAATCTCTCTTTTACAAGAAGTTTGTTCTGGAATCCAGTAGAAGTTCATATAATCAGGGAAATCAAAAAGGATTAATTTCAGATACTTTTTTATTGAATCAAAACTTCCGGACTCATGCTGGAGTGTTGAAATTATCCCAGAGCATTATTGAGCTTCTTTTTCGATTTTTTCCTCATTCTATTGATGCTCTGAAGCCTGAGACAAGCTTCATTTATGGGGAAGCTCCAGTTGTTCTTGAATGTGGAAATAGGGAAAATGCAATTGTAACTATTTTTGGCAATAGTGGACATGTGGATGGGAAAATTGTTGGCTTTGGAGCCAAGCAAGTAATTTTGGTACGTGATGATTCGGCTCGGAAGGAAATTTTAAACTATGTAGGGAAACAAGCTCTTGTTCTAACCATTTTAGAGTGCAAGGGCCTCGAGTTTCAGGTTGTTAAAAGATCATGGTATCTAATTCAAAATTCTGTTATTTTTTATGTCTTTTTTTAATGGTATTCTTTGTTCTTTCCCAGGATGTATTGCTCTACAACTTTTTTGGCACTTCACCTTTGAAAAATCGCTGGAGGGTGATTTATCAGTATATAAATGAACAAGATATGCTGGAACCTGCAGAATCAAAGTCTTATCCAAGTTTCAATGACTCCAAACACAATATATTGTGCTCTGAACTCAAGCAGCTTTATGTTTCTATAACTCGTACACGACAGAGATTGTGGATATGTGAGAATACAGAGGAGTTCTCAAGACCTATGTTTGACTATTGGAAAAAGAAGGAACTTGTTCAATTCAAAGAACTGGATGAATCTCTTGCCCAGGCAATGAAAGTTGCAAGTAGTCCAGAAGAATGGAAGTCGCGTGGGAAAAAGGTTGCTTTTCTTCCATAATGAacaattattttcatttttatttcacAATACTGAAACTAAATTAGTTTATCCTacactttttagtttttactttAGTTTGAATCCTAGTTCAATGATGATATACCGGATTCTTATTATAGTTTGATTTGCAACTTACAATATAATGAATATATGTGTACCTCAGATTATATGTTTTTTCTATATTATCTATTGGTCCCTTCTGTCTATCTGCTTTTTCCCTCTAAATGATACATTATCATTTTGACCCTTCTTTGCAGCTATATTATCAAAATAACTTTGAAATGGCGACAATGTGTTTTGAAAGAGCAGGAGACTCTTATTGGGAGAAAAAGTCTAAAGCTGCTAGTCTTAGGGCAATTGCAAACCGCTTGCATGATTCTAATCCTGGGGATGCGAATGCAATCCTAAGAGAAGCTGCTGAAATTTTTGAAGACATAGGAATGGCGAATTCTGCTGCCCAATGTTTTTCTGATTTAGGAGACTTTGAAAGAGCTGGTATGAACTTGAGCCTTGGTACCTAAGTGTTAAATTGTGTTATTTGTTGATAACTATTTAGTAGCATCAGAGTTTATATATTTGTCTTTTAGttattaaaaaatcattttacaGCACAAACAAGTTCATCTTGAGTGGTTATATCCTGTGTTCATTGGCTGAGGTTACTCAGGCTGTAGAGTGGAACTTGCTCAACAACAGTGAATAAGGAAAAATGTTCATTTCTCTAATGAATATTAAAATTTGATCTATTAAATACCAAATCCTTACAGATTTTATCTGTTGTGGGATTGGGAAGGTTTGTTCAATTGGTATTCGATTCATTTTCTCgcttgttttttgttttgttcttttACTATGCGCATTTAATTACCCTTGTCTATTGTTTGTGCTGTATGTCTGACTACCTGTATCCCCAACATCAACATTATAAGCAGTGTTCAATAAAAGAAGCTAAATAAATGCTCTCCTTCCCATGTGTGGAGTTTGACTTGACTTAAAATAACTTTTTGAAAACCAGTATATCAACTAATTTTAACATTTGTCTGCAATTTGTGAGGTTTGTTGAAAATGGCCCTATTAATAGGAACAGAGAGTACTAGCCTCTTGAATGCTAGGATCTCATCATGTCCCTTTTAAGAAAATATAAACAGAAAGGGAAATTCTGAATTTTTAGCATATAAGATTGTAGAGAGGGTAAGCTCCTAAAATATAAATTCTCTTCTTTTCAGTTAATGTTTTAGCCATCAATAACAGATTTATGttcattctttctctcttctctacaaATTTTTCTTTCTTGTGGGTTCCTCAGGCCACCTAAGGTTACACATTTTTTATGGACTCTTATATTAAGGGTAAATGTTGATATAGTGAACTTCTACTATGTAAGATCACTCTCGTTTCTGCTTTCAGGGAAGCTTTATTTGCAAACATCTGAAGAACCTGATTTGAAAAGAGCAGGGGATTGCTTTGATTTAGCTGGATGTTATGAAATCGCTGCTCAGGTTTATGCTAGAGGCAGTTTCTTCTCAGATTGTTTGGCGGTTTGTGCAAAAGGAAGATTGTTTGACACTGGCTTCTCTTACATTCAACATTGGAAACAAAATGAAGCTGCTGACCCATGTATGGTTAAAAGTCATGATCTCAACTCAATGGAACAAAAATTCCTGGAAAGTTTTGCTCATAATTATCTTGATCATGAAGATATCAGTTCCGTGATGAATTTGGTTAAAACTTTTCACACAATGGATTCAAAGCGTGCCTTCTTAAGATCATTGAATTTACTGGACGAGCTTCTTGTGTTAGAAGAGGAATCAGGGAACTTTCTGGAGGCAGTAAACATTGCCATGATGTTGGGTGATATTCAACATGAGGCTGATCTTCTCGGAAAAGCTGGTAGATTCAAGGAAGCTTTTGAACTTCTGCTTTTCTATGTACTTGCAAATTCTCTTTGGTCTTCAGGAAGCAAAGGGTGGCCCGTAAAGCAGTTCGCACAGAAGACTGAGCTTTTGGGAAGAGCATTGTCATTTGCAAAAGAAGAGTCAGACCACTTCTATGAGCTTGCATCTACGGAAGCTGATGTATTATCAAATGATCATAAAAAGGTTTCTGAAATAATGATTCATTTGAAATCTTCTCGTATGCATGAGAGTATCAGAGGTGAAATTTTATGTCTGTGGCAACTTTTGGATGCCCATTGTCATCTGAACAACTCTAAATACGTTTGGCAAGACAATGTGATTAATGATGCAGTTGAGGGAATGATTTTGGAGAATCATCTTTCTGTGGAGACATTGTTTCATTGTTGGACATGTTGGAAGGATAACATTGTTCTTATATTGGAATGTCTTCAAAGTTTTAAAGCCCCGAGCATTCATCAGCTTAGCAGTTATGCAAAATTTGCATTGAATTATTTGGGTGTTCGGAAGCTAACTTGTAATCTGAATGAGATTTACTCTCTGCTCGTCCCTGATGCTAACTGGGTTATGAAATTGGGTGATAGGTTTCAAAAGAAGAATGGAAGGCTAGTTTTTGTTGATATTGATTCTTTAGTTTCTTCTGCTCAGAGCTATTGGAGTTCAGAACTTCTTTCTGTCGGCATCGCTGTTTTGCGCAAACTTGAGGCACTGTACAAGTTTTCAGTTAAAACAGACCTTTCTGATTTTTGTCAGTTTCAGTCTTTATTGCATATCTATGAAGTCTCGGAATTTCTTCTTGGATCCAAATGTTTTAGCCACACCCATGGTAACTTGAAGACTTTGGACAAATTTCGCAGACTTCCAATTGACCGTTTACTTCGGTACATAGTTTCCCTAGACTGGAAGAAATCTCTGACAAAAGACATGGTCTTTCTAAGGACAACTGAGGCTTGTAAGGGTCTGCTGAAAGACGCCATCTACGAGAACATAAGGCTGAAAGATAGGCTAACATATGGTCAAATTGGAAGGGTGGCAGTTATGGTTCTTGGTACAGCTAGTCTGCTAAATGAACTGTATGTGGAAATTATGACCAGATTTGAAGATAGCATACACTGGAAAAAATTCATTCAGCAGTGGAGTTCAGCTCAAGAAATTTCACAAAGAAATGATTCATTTGCAGAGCGGAATCACGTGCTGAGTCTTTATGAAGCTTTAGAGCATACTTACAATGTGAAATGGATAAAGGAAACTGATTATCTATCTCCTAGTTGTTTTATGTATCTGGTTGAACGGCTTCTGCTCTTGGCATCATGCGGGAAGAAGGGGTTCATGTTTGCTACTAAGTCATCTTTCATTGAATGGCTTAATTTCCAGGATGAAAATTCACTAGCAAATTTGAGTTTAACTCCAGGTATGAATATGACAGATGTGCATAAGTTCATTGCGCGTGTCCTCCAAGAGTTGATTTATAATCAAAATGATACCATAAATTGGATCAGGAAGTCAAACTTAGATGTGAAGAATTATTTACCATTGTTTGTCCTGAGATTGGTTGTCTCAGTGTGTTTGCTTCACCTCAGCACAAGGAAGTATGGAGAGACACTTTGCATTTTGTTGGGAAATAGTCATATAACCTCTCAACTGCCATTGGAATTTTGTGATGTTCTTATGAAAGGAAGGGGAAACTTGGGTTTGGAAGTCTTTTCTGAGGCCTTTAAAGTGATTGGCAATCCCTTGGTTATTGTCAAGGTAGGCAACAGTTCTTCAGAAATTGTTTGTCCAGATGCTGTGTTTGTAGATTTCATGGTCTGCCGGCAAAAAGAGCTCATATTGCAGATGTTGTTTCCGGATAGAGTCGACGACAGCATTGGTGGGGAAAATGCAGCAATTATTGTTGAATCTTCTGACTCAACATCTAAGGAGACTCCAAGCCGCGCTTTTCCATACCTATATCCGAATTTTGGCTTGTTATGTGATAGCTTGGAAGACTTACTCTTAACAATTCAGAAAGCAGATTTTAATAGGGAGTCTCCTGATTCCAATATGGTGAAGGCCAAAATTATAAAGGTGAGGCAAATGATTTTTGCAGATTCAATACAAAGTTATACTAGGCTTCTATCAAGGGTTTAATTTAGTCTTCAGTGTccaagttatttttttttattaaaattattgtgcccttacttttttcattttctctcaGCGTTGGTTGAAGTTGAAGTCATTCCATCTTCAGGATTTGTTGTATCCCTGCATTAAATTTCTGGCTACACTACATAAAGTTTCTTACGCATtgaatgaagtcccacataACCTTACCAAAAATGAAATGGATGAGTTGGTGGCCTTGATTGGTGAAATGGACCAACTTTATTCCACATTGAATGCGAAAAATGCGAGGTAAGTTATATAGTCAGAATAGTTTTTGCATTTCTGTCATGTAACAATTTGTAATGAATGTTTGTAGTTAGTTAATGACTAACTTTAGTTACTTTCTGTCCAAGCAGCAAATTTGGATTTTTGTAGTCACAAAATTGCTTTAATTTGGTCATGcactttgtttttttgtttcttcAGTAATTCATCAAGGACTACGGGGACTGAGACCCAGACTTTCATCCTTCGTGCTGGTCCGGACATAGAATCTCCTTGTTGGGAAACAGTTTCAAAACCAACAAATCCCTTACAAACCAAAGAGAAGCACATTATAGTTGAAGAAAGCGCTAAGAAAATTCTTGCAAGACGACCAAAAGTTGAGCCAAGTTTGAAGAAGCTATCACAAGCAAGTACTGCAGCAgggaatgatgatgatgaggtgcAAAATGGGGACTCAGATGAATCAGAAGAAGATAGCATGCCCAAGAATTCCCATGGAAAATGGAAGAAAAACAGACTAAAGAAAAACAAGGGAGGGAGAAAAGGTAAGAAGTGATCAATGTGTAAATGACTAAATGGTAATAAACTCTTGCCTGACTATGAGCTCTATTTTCTTTTC
This portion of the Lotus japonicus ecotype B-129 chromosome 3, LjGifu_v1.2 genome encodes:
- the LOC130744053 gene encoding uncharacterized protein LOC130744053, producing MTTTNTDPDLVDIILSWSLEDIFNQDFYKDQVKCIDLSFNSVGHYFGSYVYPLLEETRTQVCSSMEILQSSPFAQVIYFKEAPDNRNRMLYNVRTDRWRNRSSGHGNEMYKTLTGDVFILADFKPEIVNDLQRMGKMWTLVVSAGVVEEETKDDNSELKSSFTILPSKDINLDQVGQKSMFMIYLTNITPNRRIWEALHMSRNSKLIQKILCSGDGEVEENCDYCHQQTDALRDDTTYQRLSSDLNESQYKAISACLSSSQCNHQSTVDLIWGPPGTGKTKTLGTLLFALLKMNCRTLVCTPTNVAIKEVASRVLSIVRSSFDRNFDDLCCPFGDILLFGNHEQLKVGEDIKDIYLDYRVEQLSMCFRPHTGWRYFFGLMIDLLESCASHYHIFIENELRKKKERIDDNKTNRTKDDNPSDCSESMCKSFIEFVSERFLEIASPLRKCISVLCTHIARSYIGEDNIEGLVCLIHSLDSFQSLLLQTNIVCEVLEQLFCPPESQPISFESSEGTEYLLSKSRTEFLYSLKTLKDSLGKLDWPDVTHEEKIRVFCLQTSSLIFSTASSSFKLHSVAMKPLNVLVVDEAAQLKECESIIPLLLRDINHGILVGDERQLPAMVESNVCIHVGFGRSLFERLDLLGYPNHFLNIQYRMHPAISFFPNSQFYLNQILDAPNVMSENYRKKYLPGPMFGPYSFINIVGGREGFDDAGRSRKNLVEVAVVKKIIQKCFKVWLDSKEKLSIGVVSPYAAQVVAIQDVLGQKYDNNHGFNVNVKTIDGFQGGEQDIIILSTVRTNGSAPLKFISNHQRTNVSLTRARHSLWILGHERTLVSLENVWKDLVLDAKKRQCFFDADEDKDLAKSILDAKKGLNQLDDLLNADSVIFRNSMWKVLFSDNFLKSFKRLRSEQKKKSIIGLLYKLSSGWRPKRIEVDLLCGSSSQILKQFKVEGLFIVCSKDIVKESRYTQVLKIWDILLLEDIPKIVKSLDNIFASYTDDFIRRCSEQCLVGKIEAPMTWERTTDIVKFKSIDNLGNEAEMSNCDERIYIENSNVEESLLLMKFYSISPVVVSHLLSDCDINELDLPFEVSDEEREIIHFSRSTFVLGRSGTGKTTILTMKLFQKEYLHHMALEATYGIKSGAFPCLNHDKEHEESSNGNDRPVLRQLFVTVSPKLCQGVKHHIVRLKRSICGSNVSAETNPTEEDIFDVDTSSQFKNIPDSFSNLPANSYPLVITFQKFLMMLDGTLGNSYFERFSGLCSHSPNLGVKSVALETFIRKKEVTYDRFHSLYWPHFNSQYTKTLDPSRVFSEIMSHIKGGMQAMEHGDGKLSCESYLSLSENRGSSLSKQKREMIYGIYESYEKMKMGRGDFDLADIVADLHLRLRTRRYEGDELHFVYIDEVQDLTMSQIDLFKYVCPNVEEGFVFCGDTAQTIARGIDFRFQDIKSLFYKKFVLESSRSSYNQGNQKGLISDTFLLNQNFRTHAGVLKLSQSIIELLFRFFPHSIDALKPETSFIYGEAPVVLECGNRENAIVTIFGNSGHVDGKIVGFGAKQVILVRDDSARKEILNYVGKQALVLTILECKGLEFQDVLLYNFFGTSPLKNRWRVIYQYINEQDMLEPAESKSYPSFNDSKHNILCSELKQLYVSITRTRQRLWICENTEEFSRPMFDYWKKKELVQFKELDESLAQAMKVASSPEEWKSRGKKLYYQNNFEMATMCFERAGDSYWEKKSKAASLRAIANRLHDSNPGDANAILREAAEIFEDIGMANSAAQCFSDLGDFERAGKLYLQTSEEPDLKRAGDCFDLAGCYEIAAQVYARGSFFSDCLAVCAKGRLFDTGFSYIQHWKQNEAADPCMVKSHDLNSMEQKFLESFAHNYLDHEDISSVMNLVKTFHTMDSKRAFLRSLNLLDELLVLEEESGNFLEAVNIAMMLGDIQHEADLLGKAGRFKEAFELLLFYVLANSLWSSGSKGWPVKQFAQKTELLGRALSFAKEESDHFYELASTEADVLSNDHKKVSEIMIHLKSSRMHESIRGEILCLWQLLDAHCHLNNSKYVWQDNVINDAVEGMILENHLSVETLFHCWTCWKDNIVLILECLQSFKAPSIHQLSSYAKFALNYLGVRKLTCNLNEIYSLLVPDANWVMKLGDRFQKKNGRLVFVDIDSLVSSAQSYWSSELLSVGIAVLRKLEALYKFSVKTDLSDFCQFQSLLHIYEVSEFLLGSKCFSHTHGNLKTLDKFRRLPIDRLLRYIVSLDWKKSLTKDMVFLRTTEACKGLLKDAIYENIRLKDRLTYGQIGRVAVMVLGTASLLNELYVEIMTRFEDSIHWKKFIQQWSSAQEISQRNDSFAERNHVLSLYEALEHTYNVKWIKETDYLSPSCFMYLVERLLLLASCGKKGFMFATKSSFIEWLNFQDENSLANLSLTPGMNMTDVHKFIARVLQELIYNQNDTINWIRKSNLDVKNYLPLFVLRLVVSVCLLHLSTRKYGETLCILLGNSHITSQLPLEFCDVLMKGRGNLGLEVFSEAFKVIGNPLVIVKVGNSSSEIVCPDAVFVDFMVCRQKELILQMLFPDRVDDSIGGENAAIIVESSDSTSKETPSRAFPYLYPNFGLLCDSLEDLLLTIQKADFNRESPDSNMVKAKIIKRWLKLKSFHLQDLLYPCIKFLATLHKVSYALNEVPHNLTKNEMDELVALIGEMDQLYSTLNAKNASNSSRTTGTETQTFILRAGPDIESPCWETVSKPTNPLQTKEKHIIVEESAKKILARRPKVEPSLKKLSQASTAAGNDDDEVQNGDSDESEEDSMPKNSHGKWKKNRLKKNKGGRKVNLLSKYILRIFQHCCVFWGVCTFCR